The Nitrospiraceae bacterium genome includes a window with the following:
- a CDS encoding VOC family protein: MHRGLRHLALRVTDLKRSRAFYERFLGMRVVWEPDPENVYFSSGSDNLALHQIAAGELPDYQPAKAQLLDHVGVILDSAEDVKRLYEDVAPAIGSFGGIIVKPPKQHRDGSFSFYFADPDGNVIQALYEPTISRLEWVERGRKDETRET; the protein is encoded by the coding sequence ATGCACCGCGGACTTCGCCACCTGGCCTTGCGTGTCACCGACCTGAAGCGGTCGCGGGCGTTCTACGAACGCTTCCTCGGCATGCGCGTCGTGTGGGAGCCGGATCCCGAGAATGTGTACTTCAGCTCCGGCAGCGACAACCTGGCTCTGCACCAGATTGCAGCGGGAGAGCTGCCGGACTATCAGCCGGCGAAGGCGCAGCTGCTCGACCATGTCGGCGTGATCCTCGACAGTGCTGAAGATGTGAAGCGCTTGTACGAGGACGTGGCGCCGGCAATCGGTTCGTTCGGAGGGATCATCGTCAAGCCGCCCAAGCAGCATCGGGACGGCAGTTTTTCATTTTACTTCGCCGATCCGGACGGCAACGTCATCCAAGCCCTCTATGAACCCACCATCAGCCGGCTGGAGTGGGTAGAACGTGGAAGAAAAGACGAAACGCGTGAGACGTAA
- a CDS encoding NAD-dependent epimerase: MGQDKGLVLVTGAAGFIGFHLSKRLLDRGDRVLGLDNLNDYYDVRLKEARLAQLRPHPQFQFVKLELADRAGMQQLFAQQPIRRVVNLAAQAGVRYSLVNPHAYTSSNVEGFLNILEGCRHHKIEHLVYASTSSVYGGNTHMPFSVHDNVDHPVSLYAATKKANELMAHCYAHLYRLPITGLRFFTVYGPWGRPDMALFLFTKAILEGRPIDVFNHGKMQRDFTYVDDIVEGVIRTLDRPAQADAKWSSERPDPSSSSAPYRLYNIGNHQPVELLRFIEVLEQTLGKKAEKNFLPLQPGDVPATYADVADLMRETGFKPATPIETGIARFVEWYRSYYKV; this comes from the coding sequence ATGGGACAGGACAAGGGATTGGTGTTGGTGACCGGCGCAGCCGGGTTCATCGGATTTCACCTGAGCAAGCGGCTCCTGGATCGCGGCGATCGTGTCCTCGGGCTCGACAACCTCAACGATTATTACGATGTGCGCCTCAAGGAAGCCCGCCTGGCGCAACTGCGCCCGCATCCGCAATTCCAGTTCGTGAAGCTGGAGCTGGCCGATCGGGCCGGGATGCAGCAGCTCTTCGCACAACAGCCGATCAGGCGTGTCGTCAATCTGGCGGCCCAGGCCGGCGTGCGCTATTCCTTGGTCAACCCCCATGCCTACACATCGAGCAATGTCGAGGGATTTCTCAACATTCTGGAAGGCTGCCGCCACCACAAAATCGAGCATCTGGTCTATGCGTCGACGAGCTCGGTCTACGGCGGCAATACGCACATGCCGTTCTCGGTGCACGATAACGTGGACCATCCGGTCTCGCTCTATGCCGCCACGAAGAAGGCCAATGAGTTGATGGCCCATTGCTACGCGCATTTGTATCGGCTCCCCATTACCGGCTTGCGGTTTTTCACCGTCTACGGACCGTGGGGCCGTCCGGACATGGCGCTGTTCCTGTTTACCAAGGCGATTCTGGAGGGGCGGCCGATCGATGTGTTCAACCACGGCAAGATGCAGCGGGACTTCACCTACGTCGACGACATCGTGGAGGGCGTGATTCGGACGTTGGACCGTCCCGCGCAGGCCGACGCGAAATGGTCGAGTGAGAGGCCTGACCCCAGCAGCAGTTCGGCTCCCTATCGCCTCTACAACATCGGCAACCACCAGCCGGTCGAATTGCTCCGATTCATCGAGGTGTTGGAGCAGACCCTGGGAAAGAAGGCCGAAAAGAACTTCTTGCCGCTTCAACCAGGCGACGTGCCGGCGACCTATGCGGATGTCGCGGACCTGATGCGGGAGACAGGCTTCAAACCGGCCACGCCGATCGAAACCGGCATCGCCCGCTTCGTGGAGTGGTACCGCAGCTACTACAAGGTGTGA
- a CDS encoding SUMF1/EgtB/PvdO family nonheme iron enzyme gives MFAHLAVAAFVALSIVADSTSHVLAADSGLPKEIKGKDGAPMVLIPAGPFPMGVPPGDRDGGRDEYPRHIVHIDDFYIDKFEVTNGRYLEFVKATSHRVPQNPKNPTRNLWEGLSISESLADRPVINVDWSDADAYCKWAGRRLPREAEWEKAAKGNNDYRFPWGNVEPTNKHLNFNQKWIGEKTLMPVGSYEAGKSPYGAYEMAGNVWEWVNDYYDARYYEKSPEKNPTGPDSGDKRVIRGAGWQNETPTIRIFTRVESDPTVRNESTGFRCAADVAPAK, from the coding sequence ATGTTCGCACATCTGGCAGTGGCAGCCTTCGTCGCTCTGAGTATCGTCGCCGACTCTACATCACACGTCTTAGCCGCAGACTCCGGTCTTCCCAAGGAAATCAAGGGAAAGGACGGAGCTCCGATGGTCTTGATTCCCGCCGGCCCCTTTCCAATGGGCGTGCCCCCCGGAGATCGCGATGGGGGCCGTGACGAGTACCCGCGGCACATCGTCCACATCGACGACTTCTACATCGACAAGTTCGAGGTCACCAACGGCCGGTACCTCGAATTCGTGAAAGCCACGAGCCACCGCGTCCCTCAGAATCCGAAGAACCCCACCAGAAACTTGTGGGAAGGCCTCTCCATTTCCGAGTCCCTCGCCGATCGGCCGGTCATCAATGTGGATTGGAGCGATGCGGATGCCTACTGCAAGTGGGCCGGTCGCCGGTTACCGCGCGAGGCCGAATGGGAGAAGGCTGCCAAGGGCAACAACGATTACCGCTTCCCTTGGGGCAACGTGGAACCGACCAACAAACACCTCAACTTCAATCAAAAGTGGATCGGCGAGAAGACCCTGATGCCCGTCGGCAGTTATGAAGCGGGGAAGAGTCCCTATGGGGCCTACGAGATGGCAGGGAACGTGTGGGAATGGGTCAACGATTACTACGATGCCAGGTATTACGAGAAGAGTCCGGAGAAGAACCCGACAGGGCCGGACAGCGGCGACAAACGCGTTATTCGCGGAGCCGGTTGGCAGAACGAGACCCCCACCATCAGAATCTTCACGCGGGTGGAGAGCGATCCCACTGTCCGCAATGAGTCAACGGGATTCCGCTGCGCCGCCGACGTCGCACCGGCCAAGTAG
- a CDS encoding zinc-dependent alcohol dehydrogenase family protein has product MQAMVLCRSDDVARHPLELRRVPDPAPGPGQVLVRVRVCGVCRTDLHVVEGELPDIKPEVVPGHEIVGVLEQLGPGVSGLRSGDRVGVAWLQETCGRCEYCNSSQENLCQGARFTGYQVGGGYAEYVVANARYVYPIPSAFTDEEAAPLLCAGIIGYRALRLSGIRSGQRLGLYGFGASAHIAIQVARHWGCSVYVCSLKEEHRALARELGAVWVGEAAAMPPETLQASIIFAPAGELVPPALRALARGGTLVLAGIHMSPIPSLDYDREVFGERVIRSVTANTRQDGLDLLREAAAIPIHTHTEPFQLAEANEALRSLKAGTIRGAAVLRVT; this is encoded by the coding sequence ATGCAAGCAATGGTGTTATGCCGGTCCGACGATGTGGCGCGCCACCCGTTGGAGTTGCGTCGGGTCCCAGACCCGGCACCGGGGCCTGGCCAGGTGTTGGTGCGGGTGCGGGTGTGCGGGGTCTGTCGCACCGACCTGCACGTCGTGGAAGGGGAGTTACCTGATATCAAGCCGGAGGTCGTTCCGGGCCATGAAATCGTCGGCGTGCTGGAACAGCTCGGGCCGGGGGTGTCTGGTCTCCGTTCCGGTGATCGAGTCGGCGTTGCTTGGTTGCAGGAGACCTGTGGGAGGTGCGAATACTGTAACAGTAGCCAAGAGAATCTCTGCCAAGGAGCTCGCTTTACCGGGTACCAGGTGGGCGGGGGCTATGCCGAATATGTCGTGGCCAACGCCCGTTATGTGTATCCTATACCATCGGCGTTTACGGATGAGGAAGCTGCGCCGTTGCTCTGCGCCGGCATCATCGGATATCGCGCGCTTCGACTGAGCGGGATTCGCTCCGGTCAGCGCCTGGGGCTCTACGGGTTCGGGGCATCGGCCCACATTGCCATTCAAGTGGCGCGACATTGGGGCTGTTCGGTCTATGTCTGTTCACTGAAAGAGGAGCATCGGGCCTTGGCCCGTGAGCTGGGGGCCGTTTGGGTCGGCGAAGCTGCCGCGATGCCGCCGGAGACGTTGCAAGCGTCGATCATCTTTGCACCGGCCGGTGAGCTTGTCCCGCCCGCCTTGCGGGCGTTGGCCCGAGGAGGGACGCTGGTTCTGGCCGGCATTCATATGTCGCCCATTCCCTCCCTGGACTACGACCGGGAGGTGTTCGGAGAGCGGGTCATCCGAAGTGTGACCGCCAACACGCGTCAGGATGGACTGGATTTGCTGCGGGAGGCGGCAGCCATTCCCATCCATACACATACAGAACCATTTCAATTGGCCGAAGCCAACGAGGCGTTGAGATCCCTGAAGGCCGGAACGATTCGCGGGGCAGCGGTGCTGAGGGTGACATGA
- a CDS encoding MBL fold metallo-hydrolase, which translates to MSIWDKLPRDQYVSLVPWCWVQLESGQEPGPFPFVAGVAPEVVAGLHEAHSLLASSIDTAISDVFSRRASVEDSGRRRRLEDAYAELVNARPYLRQHIRCGRKADGTFQWEFPTDPTKSATVTNGGLRIFHSVKRQAIPIGFDQRPLGPMVGKLLGMLDGTHRAEELKTIVQSSPREAQGLLTHLMESLHQYDCLAVAPQETVRTHWFNVVGDRDMLHLGHAALLYRQRDQVLLFDPWLLPWFAESSVPSLWGSLLPKPAAVFLTHDHDDHVDPRTLLHLPKDTPIIVPSRRNRKKLYYDYLALLRELGFGRVIELAHGEKWSFEGGAVVSVPFFGEDPCDLEMPRNCYLITDRGRNVLVHADSGPTNSGRSALKEGVIAQLVGQYGPIPLLFASQQQLLELRSHAAHAALSHPGQWLEVGENGYLTNQYLADLSAAAQSRLFVSYATGGADWYPDHLSFMFSHRNPARTALLTANWEPPEKLKELLAPQGCGYHYARALDLFRSSDDGQVQVTSAADSLSPLSLYRRDHGDPPFMKSGGRA; encoded by the coding sequence ATGAGTATCTGGGACAAACTGCCTCGCGATCAGTATGTAAGCCTCGTGCCCTGGTGCTGGGTGCAGCTCGAAAGCGGGCAGGAGCCCGGTCCTTTTCCGTTCGTCGCTGGGGTGGCTCCGGAGGTCGTCGCCGGGCTCCACGAGGCGCACAGTCTGCTGGCCAGTTCGATCGACACCGCCATCAGCGATGTCTTTTCCAGACGCGCCTCAGTCGAGGATTCAGGGCGGCGTCGTCGGTTGGAAGATGCCTATGCGGAGTTGGTGAACGCCCGGCCCTATCTTCGACAGCACATCCGTTGCGGCCGTAAGGCGGACGGGACGTTTCAGTGGGAGTTTCCGACTGATCCGACCAAATCCGCCACAGTGACCAACGGGGGATTGCGGATCTTCCATTCCGTCAAGCGGCAGGCCATTCCGATCGGCTTCGATCAACGGCCGCTGGGCCCGATGGTCGGCAAGCTGCTGGGCATGCTCGACGGCACCCATCGCGCCGAAGAACTGAAGACGATCGTGCAGTCGTCGCCGCGCGAAGCGCAGGGCCTGCTGACGCATCTGATGGAGTCGCTGCATCAGTACGACTGTTTGGCCGTTGCTCCGCAGGAAACCGTCCGCACCCACTGGTTCAATGTCGTGGGAGACCGGGATATGTTGCATCTGGGCCATGCGGCTCTGCTCTATCGCCAGCGCGACCAGGTGCTGCTCTTCGACCCTTGGCTGCTCCCGTGGTTCGCCGAATCCTCGGTGCCCTCGCTCTGGGGTTCGTTGCTTCCCAAACCGGCCGCGGTCTTCCTGACCCATGACCATGACGACCACGTCGATCCGCGTACACTGCTCCACCTGCCGAAAGACACGCCGATCATCGTGCCGAGCCGGCGCAATCGCAAGAAGCTGTACTATGACTACTTGGCCTTGTTGCGCGAGCTGGGATTTGGTCGAGTCATCGAGCTGGCTCACGGCGAGAAATGGAGCTTCGAGGGCGGCGCGGTCGTGTCGGTGCCGTTTTTCGGCGAGGACCCCTGCGATCTGGAGATGCCCCGAAATTGCTACCTGATCACGGATCGGGGCCGAAACGTGCTGGTGCATGCGGACAGCGGCCCGACGAACAGCGGACGCTCAGCCCTGAAAGAAGGTGTGATCGCCCAGTTGGTCGGGCAGTATGGACCGATTCCTCTCTTATTCGCCTCGCAACAGCAGTTGTTAGAGCTTCGGAGCCATGCCGCCCATGCCGCCCTGTCACATCCGGGTCAGTGGCTCGAGGTCGGGGAGAACGGGTATCTCACCAATCAGTACCTCGCCGACCTCAGCGCGGCGGCTCAGTCGCGACTGTTCGTGTCCTATGCCACCGGGGGTGCCGATTGGTATCCCGACCACCTCTCCTTCATGTTCAGCCACCGCAATCCGGCGCGCACCGCGCTGCTCACCGCCAATTGGGAACCGCCTGAAAAGCTGAAAGAACTTCTCGCTCCGCAGGGTTGCGGGTATCATTATGCTCGCGCACTGGATCTCTTTCGGTCCTCCGACGACGGGCAGGTTCAGGTCACGTCGGCTGCCGACTCCCTTTCCCCCCTGTCGCTGTATCGGCGGGATCATGGGGATCCACCGTTCATGAAATCGGGCGGGCGCGCCTAG
- a CDS encoding Gfo/Idh/MocA family oxidoreductase: protein MSSDLPTASVPRVAVIGSGYWGKNLVRNFHDLRALAAICDSNDETLQQFAQQYPGCRTFRSFGEVLRDESIQAVAIATPAETHANLVREALLAGKDVCVEKPLCLSVETGESLVKLAQDRGRILMVGHLLWYHPAVLALKALIDNGDLGRIQYIYSNRLNLGKIRREENILWSFAPHDISVILGLLEEMPDAVHAQGGNYLHQRIADVTVSLLSFPSGVKAHVFVSWLHPFKEQKLIVVGDRKMAVFDDLDKTNKLILYPHSIEWKHQQPVPNKGEGQPVALNATEPLRAECQHFLDCVRTRQKPRTDGREGLRVLRVLQQCQGSLDVRPFLSDPAKQAPAPAQPKRAYFAHESAFVDAGVEIGEGSSIWHVSHILKGSRIGKNCKIGQNVVIGPNAVVGDGVKVQNNVSVYEGVTLEDGVFCGPSMVFTNVFNPRSEIPRMNELRPTVVRRGATLGANCTIVCGHTIGRYAFVGAGAVVTKDVPDHALVVGSPARITGWMCECGVKLKVKGAKLDCPVCGRQYRKADQRVVPLADPQAPAKKSVA from the coding sequence ATGTCGAGCGATCTCCCTACGGCGTCCGTGCCGCGTGTGGCCGTCATCGGCTCAGGCTACTGGGGCAAGAACCTGGTCCGCAATTTTCACGATCTCCGAGCGCTGGCGGCCATCTGTGACAGCAACGACGAAACGCTTCAGCAATTCGCGCAGCAATATCCGGGCTGCCGCACCTTCCGTTCCTTCGGCGAAGTCCTCCGGGACGAATCGATTCAAGCCGTAGCGATCGCCACTCCGGCCGAAACCCATGCCAATCTCGTGCGCGAAGCGTTGTTGGCCGGGAAGGATGTCTGTGTTGAGAAGCCCCTGTGCCTGTCGGTGGAAACAGGGGAGTCGCTCGTCAAGCTGGCGCAGGATCGAGGCCGAATCCTCATGGTCGGCCATCTCCTCTGGTATCACCCGGCCGTCCTCGCGCTAAAGGCGCTCATCGACAACGGTGACTTGGGGCGGATCCAGTACATCTATTCCAATCGGTTGAATCTGGGAAAGATCCGTCGCGAGGAGAACATTCTCTGGTCCTTCGCGCCGCATGATATCAGCGTGATTCTGGGTTTGCTGGAGGAGATGCCGGATGCCGTGCATGCGCAAGGCGGCAACTATCTCCATCAGCGAATCGCGGATGTGACGGTCAGCTTGTTGTCGTTCCCGAGCGGCGTGAAAGCTCACGTGTTCGTCTCATGGTTGCATCCGTTCAAGGAACAAAAGCTGATCGTCGTGGGTGACCGCAAGATGGCGGTCTTCGACGACCTGGACAAGACGAACAAGCTCATCCTCTATCCGCATTCGATCGAGTGGAAGCATCAGCAGCCGGTGCCGAACAAGGGCGAAGGGCAGCCGGTCGCATTGAATGCCACGGAGCCGCTGCGGGCCGAATGCCAACACTTTCTCGACTGTGTCCGCACCAGGCAGAAGCCGCGCACCGACGGCCGTGAGGGCTTGCGCGTGTTGCGCGTGTTGCAGCAATGCCAGGGGTCGCTCGACGTGCGGCCGTTCCTGTCCGACCCCGCGAAACAGGCGCCTGCGCCGGCCCAGCCGAAGCGTGCCTACTTCGCTCATGAATCGGCCTTCGTGGATGCCGGGGTGGAGATCGGAGAAGGCAGCAGCATTTGGCACGTCTCGCACATCTTGAAAGGAAGCCGGATCGGTAAGAATTGCAAGATCGGGCAGAACGTCGTCATCGGTCCCAATGCGGTGGTGGGCGACGGGGTCAAAGTACAAAACAACGTATCGGTGTATGAGGGCGTCACGCTCGAGGACGGCGTCTTCTGCGGTCCGTCGATGGTGTTCACCAACGTCTTCAACCCGCGCAGCGAGATTCCCCGCATGAACGAGCTGAGACCGACAGTGGTTCGGCGCGGGGCCACGCTTGGGGCGAATTGCACGATCGTCTGCGGCCACACGATCGGCCGCTATGCCTTCGTGGGAGCGGGAGCCGTGGTGACGAAGGACGTGCCGGACCATGCGCTCGTGGTTGGATCACCGGCGCGCATCACCGGTTGGATGTGCGAGTGCGGCGTGAAGCTGAAGGTGAAGGGGGCGAAGCTTGACTGCCCCGTCTGCGGCAGGCAATATCGCAAGGCCGACCAGCGGGTCGTTCCGTTGGCGGATCCTCAAGCGCCGGCCAAGAAGTCCGTCGCCTAG
- a CDS encoding SUMF1/EgtB/PvdO family nonheme iron enzyme, translated as MAGFARFGFVVGLCAWAGSVWALDVGDIRQQWTPQGKKLAQERIKLPAYDEMVRIPAGPFTMGSDRKVDRAAYLVEFPQRQVYLDAYDIDTYEVTAVQYLKFVLETKRPPQVDWKFDGGNFQETMAGHPIMHVTWHEADEYCRWAGKRLPTEAEWEKAARGDKDVRIYPWGNEMAGLSRANFGRGGLSGPVRDRPERLLLYPPVISVFKYDNSVSPYGLFQMAGNVAEWVSDWYEKDYYKTAPDKNPKGPEHGTQKAFRGGGWIDSTPSVRVSQRNGTDPKTSMNWLGFRCARDAKDDSAVSEAASAQPSPH; from the coding sequence ATGGCCGGGTTCGCAAGATTTGGTTTCGTGGTCGGACTCTGTGCATGGGCGGGGTCCGTGTGGGCTTTGGATGTCGGGGATATTCGACAACAGTGGACGCCGCAGGGGAAAAAATTGGCGCAGGAGCGGATCAAGCTGCCTGCCTACGACGAAATGGTTCGGATCCCTGCAGGCCCCTTTACGATGGGTAGCGATCGGAAAGTCGATCGAGCCGCGTATTTGGTCGAGTTCCCACAGCGCCAGGTGTATCTCGACGCCTACGACATCGACACATACGAAGTGACCGCCGTGCAGTACCTGAAATTCGTCCTGGAGACCAAGCGGCCTCCCCAGGTCGATTGGAAATTCGACGGGGGCAACTTTCAGGAGACGATGGCAGGTCATCCCATCATGCACGTCACCTGGCATGAAGCAGACGAGTATTGCCGATGGGCGGGAAAGCGTCTCCCGACGGAAGCCGAATGGGAAAAGGCTGCACGGGGAGACAAGGATGTACGGATTTACCCCTGGGGCAACGAAATGGCAGGGCTGAGCCGAGCCAATTTCGGACGTGGAGGTTTGTCGGGACCGGTCCGTGATCGACCGGAGCGGCTGCTCCTCTATCCCCCCGTTATCTCCGTATTCAAGTACGACAATTCCGTGAGCCCTTATGGCCTGTTCCAGATGGCCGGTAATGTGGCCGAGTGGGTCTCCGATTGGTACGAGAAGGATTATTACAAGACGGCTCCGGACAAGAATCCTAAGGGACCGGAGCACGGCACGCAGAAGGCATTTCGCGGCGGCGGCTGGATCGACAGCACTCCCAGCGTGCGGGTCTCACAACGGAATGGGACAGATCCCAAGACTTCCATGAACTGGCTGGGATTCCGCTGCGCGCGGGACGCGAAGGACGATTCAGCGGTGTCGGAGGCTGCCTCGGCGCAACCCAGTCCCCATTGA
- a CDS encoding four helix bundle protein, whose protein sequence is MGTFPTDDLRSRTKAFALQIVRLSQLLAKGPGARIIGNRLLRSGASVAANYRRACRAQSRAALVSKLGIVVEEAGLVSHEDLTSIVSEARGTSRNLLSLSAHDKGSQILNPRRFHDAGYFIKSRDHQIIL, encoded by the coding sequence GTGGGGACCTTCCCAACGGATGACCTCAGAAGCAGAACCAAGGCATTCGCACTCCAGATCGTGAGATTGTCCCAATTGCTCGCGAAGGGACCAGGAGCAAGAATCATCGGCAATCGACTCCTTCGATCAGGTGCATCCGTCGCGGCCAACTATCGGAGGGCTTGCCGGGCACAGTCACGTGCAGCGCTTGTTTCAAAACTTGGAATTGTTGTCGAGGAAGCCGGCCTTGTCTCGCACGAGGACCTGACTTCCATTGTCAGCGAGGCGAGGGGAACCTCTCGCAATCTTCTCAGCCTCTCGGCGCACGACAAGGGCTCGCAAATCCTGAATCCGCGGCGGTTTCACGATGCCGGGTACTTCATCAAATCACGAGATCACCAAATCATCCTTTGA
- a CDS encoding TonB family protein gives MPFCCFITRRFPSAGSALIFALCLAVSPVFAGAPSSSSTAPAAKRWAQFDLVNTEADGTVQAGKDLVLSLTFGGVPAGTESVMAIIESPGFQSQIVSLSEDETPAVYQGTAILEPNSVLKSRTTVLPKAVRVRVTFARAKITGLEEYLKRDVYVTLGDRPPEEEEAETAPAAEAETAETDSVAAQKAMEHVLTVNATIPEEDLLPLPAPGESKAYWKQVGDLISRNWARHVRAIRRAPSGEVVRVKFRMYASGVAQLIQIERGSGARDINEAGLQAVIHAHPFPPVPADLGNDAVDVHVRMRTGAKVAAQDVQTTVEKRPLKATTVPGKPTEKPAADKAPAEKVSPDKTVIEKGATEKPQADKPAVDKAPAEPGATKETP, from the coding sequence ATGCCGTTCTGTTGCTTCATTACGCGCCGTTTCCCTTCGGCCGGATCGGCCCTCATTTTTGCGTTGTGCCTGGCGGTTTCTCCCGTCTTCGCCGGCGCACCGTCCTCCTCTTCCACCGCGCCTGCCGCCAAGCGATGGGCTCAGTTTGACTTAGTCAACACCGAGGCCGATGGCACGGTGCAAGCGGGTAAGGATTTGGTGCTTAGTCTGACGTTCGGGGGGGTGCCTGCCGGAACGGAATCCGTCATGGCGATCATCGAGTCCCCCGGCTTTCAGAGCCAGATCGTGTCTCTCAGCGAGGACGAAACGCCTGCCGTGTACCAGGGGACGGCGATCTTGGAACCCAATTCGGTGTTGAAGAGCCGGACGACCGTGCTGCCCAAGGCCGTGCGGGTGCGGGTGACTTTCGCGCGCGCTAAAATTACCGGACTCGAAGAATATCTGAAACGTGATGTCTACGTAACCTTGGGAGACCGGCCTCCGGAGGAAGAAGAGGCCGAAACGGCGCCGGCCGCAGAAGCTGAAACGGCCGAGACAGACTCCGTCGCGGCGCAGAAGGCCATGGAGCATGTACTGACGGTCAATGCCACGATTCCCGAAGAAGACTTGCTGCCGCTCCCGGCACCGGGTGAATCCAAAGCCTACTGGAAACAAGTCGGCGATTTGATCAGCCGGAACTGGGCGCGCCACGTTCGCGCGATCCGGCGGGCTCCCAGCGGCGAGGTCGTCCGGGTGAAGTTCCGGATGTATGCCAGCGGGGTGGCGCAGCTCATTCAGATCGAGCGCGGGTCCGGCGCGCGGGATATCAACGAGGCCGGGCTTCAGGCGGTCATCCATGCGCATCCCTTTCCACCGGTACCGGCCGATTTGGGCAACGACGCGGTGGATGTGCACGTGCGGATGCGAACCGGCGCCAAGGTCGCGGCGCAGGACGTTCAGACCACCGTGGAAAAGCGGCCTCTCAAGGCGACGACGGTTCCTGGTAAGCCGACTGAGAAGCCCGCCGCCGACAAGGCGCCGGCCGAAAAAGTGTCCCCGGATAAGACCGTCATAGAGAAGGGTGCCACGGAGAAACCGCAGGCAGACAAACCGGCAGTGGACAAGGCACCGGCCGAGCCCGGCGCAACAAAGGAGACTCCATGA
- a CDS encoding polyisoprenoid-binding protein produces the protein MRARVRASALGGLIVTLFVGSMTAQAETARYDVDLDHSIVEFKVAHMVVSKTTGHFKDYTGFIEMDPEAGTVKALEATIKTASVNTNHEKRDAHLRDADFFEVTKYPTMTYKMKSYKKTGDGYTAVGDLTLHGVTKEITLVGNFNGVAKDPWGNIRAGFNAEGKINRKDFGMVWNRTLDTGGLVVGDEVLIKLDIECIKAKQQ, from the coding sequence ATGCGAGCGAGAGTGAGGGCCAGTGCGCTGGGTGGACTGATTGTGACGCTTTTCGTGGGCAGCATGACAGCCCAGGCGGAGACGGCCCGATACGATGTCGATCTCGATCACTCCATCGTTGAATTCAAAGTCGCGCACATGGTGGTGTCCAAGACGACCGGACACTTCAAGGACTATACCGGGTTCATCGAGATGGATCCGGAGGCCGGTACGGTGAAGGCGCTCGAAGCCACGATCAAGACCGCCTCCGTCAACACCAACCACGAGAAGCGGGACGCGCATCTGCGTGACGCGGACTTTTTTGAAGTCACGAAGTACCCAACCATGACCTACAAGATGAAGAGTTACAAGAAGACCGGCGACGGGTATACCGCGGTCGGCGACCTGACCCTTCATGGGGTCACCAAAGAGATCACGTTGGTGGGCAACTTCAACGGTGTGGCCAAAGATCCCTGGGGCAACATTCGGGCGGGCTTCAATGCCGAAGGGAAGATCAACCGCAAGGACTTCGGGATGGTCTGGAACCGGACGCTCGATACGGGCGGGTTGGTGGTCGGCGACGAGGTGTTGATCAAGCTCGATATCGAATGCATCAAGGCCAAACAGCAATAA
- a CDS encoding uroporphyrinogen-III synthase, which translates to MAAEMTRLIERYGGRPLVAPALREIPLEDNSVALRFGAKLLTERIDVLVLLTGAGTTSLFEILYRRHPQDAIRTALKDTVLIARGPKPVAALKALGYPPTLTVPEPNTWVDLVSTLDEYRPVKGLRVAVQEYGVSNPDLLEALRTRGAEVFPVPVYKWMLPEDTAPLSSLIDAIIAGRVSVILITNAAQIDHVLQLAEREGKAMAFTAACRNTVIASIGPTASERLRSHGLPIDLEPSHPKMGILVKETAEQSQNLVARKADR; encoded by the coding sequence ATGGCGGCTGAAATGACACGGCTGATCGAGCGGTACGGCGGGCGACCGCTCGTGGCGCCGGCGTTGCGGGAAATTCCGTTGGAGGACAATTCGGTCGCGTTACGGTTCGGCGCCAAGCTCCTGACCGAGCGGATCGATGTCCTGGTTCTGCTCACCGGAGCCGGTACAACCAGCCTGTTCGAGATCCTCTACAGACGCCATCCCCAGGACGCCATTCGAACAGCTCTGAAAGACACCGTGCTGATTGCGCGCGGCCCCAAGCCGGTGGCGGCACTCAAGGCCCTGGGCTACCCCCCGACCCTCACCGTTCCCGAACCCAATACCTGGGTGGACCTCGTCTCCACGTTGGATGAGTACCGGCCGGTGAAGGGATTGCGTGTGGCGGTGCAGGAATATGGTGTGTCGAACCCGGACTTGCTCGAAGCGCTGCGAACGAGGGGCGCTGAGGTGTTTCCCGTCCCGGTCTATAAGTGGATGCTACCGGAGGACACGGCTCCGCTGAGCAGCCTGATCGACGCGATCATTGCCGGGCGCGTCTCGGTGATCTTGATCACGAACGCCGCTCAAATCGATCACGTCCTGCAACTAGCGGAACGGGAAGGAAAGGCGATGGCCTTCACGGCAGCCTGTCGAAACACAGTCATCGCATCAATTGGGCCCACTGCCAGCGAGCGGCTGCGAAGCCACGGCCTTCCGATCGACCTGGAACCCTCCCATCCGAAGATGGGAATCCTGGTGAAAGAAACGGCCGAGCAGTCGCAGAACCTCGTGGCCCGCAAAGCCGATCGGTGA